CAATAAAATACGTTATTAAAGTAGTAACACAAATAACTATAAATGAAAAGAGGAAGTTACCCTCCTCTTTTCAAGCAAACAATTAAGCTAAAGAGCTTTTCGCTTTTTCAACTAAAGCAGTGAATGCTGCTTTATCGAAAACTGCGATGTCTGCTAAGATCTTACGGTCGATTTCAATTGAAGCTTTTTTCAAGCCATTGATGAAGCGGCTGTAAGACAGGCCGTTCTGACGAGCCGCAGCGTTGATACGCGCGATCCACAGTTGACGGAACTGACGTTTACGTTGACGGCGGTCACGGTAAGCGTATTGACCAGCTTTGATTACCGCTTGAAACGCTACGCGGTAAACACGTGAACGTGCACCATAGTAACCTTTCGCCTGTTTCAGAATTTTTTTGTGACGTGCACGTGCGATTACACCACGTTTTGCGCGAGCCATAAGCTATCTCCTATCGTCTTTATCTTAATTAACTAAATTGTTTACTTATGCGTAAGGCAGGCAAGCAACTACCAGACCCAGATCGCCTTTAGATACCATTCCTTTCGGACGTAAATGGCGTTTACGCTTAGTTGACTTTTTAGTCAGGATATGACGAAGGTTTGCATGCTTACGCTTAAAGCCACCGCCTGCAGTTTTTTTAAAGCGCTTTGCTGCGCCACGTACAGTTTTAATCTTTGGCATTTCTTTAATTTCCAACTTCGCATTGTTATTAACTACGAATTAACTAGGCGAATAACGTTCATATTGCTATGAATGAATATTACTTGCAGGCCTAATTATTTCTTCTTCGGTGCTAGCACCATGATCATTTGACGCCCTTCAATTCTTGAAGGAAATGATTCAACAGTAACTAACTCTTCCAGATCTTGTTTGATGCGGTTAAGC
The window above is part of the Providencia sp. R33 genome. Proteins encoded here:
- the rplT gene encoding 50S ribosomal protein L20, translated to MARAKRGVIARARHKKILKQAKGYYGARSRVYRVAFQAVIKAGQYAYRDRRQRKRQFRQLWIARINAAARQNGLSYSRFINGLKKASIEIDRKILADIAVFDKAAFTALVEKAKSSLA
- the rpmI gene encoding 50S ribosomal protein L35; protein product: MPKIKTVRGAAKRFKKTAGGGFKRKHANLRHILTKKSTKRKRHLRPKGMVSKGDLGLVVACLPYA